The Octadecabacter arcticus 238 genome contains a region encoding:
- the hflC gene encoding protease modulator HflC codes for MNKSVFILPVIVVVIAAIMSSLFIVDEREKALVLRFGRVVQVQEDPGIGFRVPFIDQVVTYDDRIISIDMEAQEVIPDDDRRLIIDAFARYRISDVVQFRQATGAGGEQAKAVADRRLEDILRAATREVLGSVSSGDILSTDRTALMLRIRNGSFSEASSLGLTLIDVRLKRTDLPTENLAETFRRMVSEREREAEDERARGREAAQRIRAQADRTVIELVSDAGRLARIAEGEADAQRNAIFAEAYGQDPEFFQFYRSLEAYGKAIGTGNARLVLSPDHEFFDYLRNENGTAAGE; via the coding sequence ATGAATAAGTCAGTCTTTATTCTGCCAGTCATCGTAGTTGTGATTGCGGCAATCATGAGTTCGCTTTTCATCGTGGATGAACGTGAAAAGGCGCTTGTCTTGCGCTTTGGTCGGGTTGTTCAGGTTCAGGAAGATCCAGGCATCGGGTTCCGTGTGCCCTTTATTGATCAGGTTGTGACCTATGATGATCGGATCATTTCCATCGACATGGAAGCGCAAGAAGTCATTCCCGACGATGACCGTCGTTTGATCATTGACGCCTTTGCGCGCTACCGTATTTCGGATGTTGTGCAGTTTCGTCAAGCGACAGGTGCCGGTGGCGAACAAGCCAAAGCCGTGGCCGATCGTCGTCTTGAGGATATCTTGCGCGCCGCAACCCGCGAAGTTTTGGGTTCGGTCAGTTCCGGTGACATTTTGTCAACGGACCGGACCGCGCTGATGCTGCGGATCCGCAATGGGTCGTTCTCTGAAGCGAGTTCGCTGGGTTTGACGCTGATCGACGTGCGCTTGAAACGCACTGATTTGCCGACTGAAAACCTTGCTGAAACGTTCCGCCGCATGGTGTCGGAACGCGAACGTGAAGCAGAAGACGAACGCGCCCGTGGTCGTGAAGCGGCCCAGCGTATTCGCGCACAAGCGGATCGTACGGTGATCGAATTGGTGTCGGACGCAGGACGTCTGGCGCGGATCGCCGAGGGTGAAGCGGACGCACAACGCAACGCGATTTTTGCCGAAGCCTATGGGCAAGACCCTGAATTCTTCCAGTTCTACCGCTCACTTGAAGCATATGGCAAAGCTATTGGGACCGGCAACGCACGTCTGGTTCTGAGCCCTGACCACGAGTTCTTTGACTATCTGAGGAACGAGAACGGCACGGCTGCTGGTGAGTAA
- a CDS encoding DUF2065 domain-containing protein — protein sequence MGIAILALGLVLIVEGLVYALAPSLVEDLLAALRDLPLETRRMVGLAALAVGMLLVWVAANLGVLG from the coding sequence ATGGGAATTGCAATTCTGGCTCTCGGGCTGGTTTTGATTGTGGAGGGGCTGGTGTACGCACTGGCCCCTTCGCTTGTTGAAGACCTGCTGGCGGCTTTGCGCGACCTGCCGCTGGAAACACGGCGCATGGTAGGGCTGGCGGCATTGGCGGTGGGCATGTTGCTGGTCTGGGTTGCGGCAAACCTCGGCGTGTTGGGCTAG
- a CDS encoding Crp/Fnr family transcriptional regulator: protein MTDFFTPNVLIACAAGASALGYLLINQMQLRMMMFIGSSFYVAYYATVAAVPLYGVIYTSMGLMLTNLIGMAVLTLRRFRISLPAEHTDIYPMFSMLSPGDFRLVMKHSNRAILDTDQTVTTEGDPVKCLYFILSGNAKVRKRGAQFALPDGVFVGEVAYLLQRPSVATTTIAAGAEVLRWHVDDMRQNIARNPRFKLAIDAMLSYDLARKVGEAVAPQMRPQVA from the coding sequence ATGACGGATTTCTTTACACCAAACGTCCTGATTGCCTGCGCGGCAGGCGCGTCTGCATTGGGCTATTTGCTGATCAATCAAATGCAACTGCGGATGATGATGTTCATCGGCTCAAGCTTTTATGTCGCCTATTATGCCACCGTTGCGGCCGTTCCGCTTTACGGGGTGATCTATACATCGATGGGGTTGATGTTGACAAATCTGATCGGAATGGCAGTCCTGACGCTGCGACGGTTCAGGATTTCACTGCCCGCAGAGCACACCGACATTTACCCAATGTTTTCCATGCTTTCGCCCGGTGATTTCCGACTGGTGATGAAACATTCCAACCGTGCGATATTGGACACCGATCAGACCGTAACAACCGAAGGCGATCCGGTGAAATGTTTGTATTTCATCCTGTCTGGCAACGCCAAAGTCCGCAAACGCGGCGCGCAGTTTGCTCTGCCGGACGGGGTGTTTGTTGGCGAAGTGGCCTACCTTTTGCAGCGCCCAAGTGTGGCGACGACGACCATTGCAGCTGGCGCTGAGGTCTTGCGCTGGCATGTCGATGACATGCGCCAAAACATCGCCCGAAACCCGCGGTTCAAGTTGGCAATCGATGCGATGCTCAGCTATGATCTTGCGCGCAAAGTCGGCGAAGCCGTCGCGCCGCAGATGCGGCCACAAGTGGCCTAG
- a CDS encoding Do family serine endopeptidase has translation MVGLALSLVTVVGADAQDRPASFADLAEAISPAVVNITTSTMIAGRTGPQGIVPDGSPFEDFFDEFGQDGPRRSSALGSGFVISADGYIVTNNHVIEGADEIEIEFFPGADQPAKLLPAVLVGTDPNTDIALLKVEYDTPLSFVSFGDSNGPGARVGDWVMAMGNPLGQGFSVSAGIISARNRSLQGTYDDYIQTDAAINRGNSGGPLFNMNGDVIGVNTAILSPNGGSIGIGFAMSSDVVSNVIDQLEEFGETRRGWLGVRIQDVTVDMIDAIDGLQDARGAMVTDVPAGPAEDAGMESGDIILLFDGIAIEDTRELVQIVGNSPVGKEVPVEILRNGDMVDLTVVLGRRETAETEAFPEDGDTPDEDTPITSNMLGMTLSEITPEMEESLGVEAASGLVIVEVEADSEAETKGLLAGDLITEAGQQKIASIADFEARVEEAQEAGRKSLLLLVRRDGAPRFVAIALE, from the coding sequence ATGGTTGGCCTTGCACTGTCCTTGGTTACAGTCGTGGGGGCTGATGCCCAAGACCGCCCCGCGTCATTTGCGGATTTGGCCGAAGCGATCAGCCCCGCCGTGGTTAACATCACCACAAGCACGATGATTGCGGGCCGCACAGGGCCGCAGGGCATTGTGCCTGATGGTTCCCCGTTTGAGGATTTCTTTGATGAGTTTGGCCAAGATGGCCCGCGTCGGTCGTCCGCGCTGGGGTCGGGATTTGTGATTTCCGCTGATGGCTACATCGTCACCAACAACCACGTCATTGAAGGCGCCGACGAGATCGAGATCGAATTTTTTCCAGGTGCAGATCAGCCGGCTAAACTATTGCCAGCGGTCCTTGTTGGCACCGATCCGAACACCGACATCGCGCTGTTGAAGGTTGAGTACGACACGCCGCTAAGCTTTGTGAGCTTTGGCGACAGCAACGGCCCCGGAGCGCGGGTTGGCGATTGGGTCATGGCGATGGGCAACCCGTTGGGGCAGGGGTTTTCGGTGTCTGCCGGTATTATTTCTGCGCGCAATCGGTCCTTGCAGGGCACATATGACGACTACATCCAGACTGACGCCGCCATTAACCGTGGCAATTCCGGTGGGCCGTTGTTCAACATGAATGGTGACGTGATTGGCGTGAACACCGCCATTCTGTCGCCCAATGGTGGGTCCATCGGCATCGGTTTTGCCATGTCGTCCGATGTCGTTTCCAACGTCATTGACCAGCTCGAAGAGTTTGGTGAAACGCGGCGTGGTTGGCTGGGTGTGCGCATTCAGGATGTCACGGTTGATATGATTGATGCGATTGACGGGCTGCAAGACGCACGCGGCGCGATGGTCACGGATGTGCCTGCTGGCCCTGCCGAAGACGCAGGAATGGAGTCGGGCGACATCATTTTGTTGTTTGATGGCATCGCGATTGAGGACACCCGTGAGTTGGTGCAAATCGTCGGCAATTCACCGGTCGGCAAAGAAGTGCCCGTTGAAATCTTGCGCAATGGTGACATGGTCGATTTGACCGTCGTGCTGGGGCGTCGTGAAACCGCAGAAACGGAGGCGTTCCCCGAAGACGGTGACACGCCGGATGAGGACACGCCGATCACGTCCAACATGCTGGGCATGACCCTGTCCGAAATCACGCCGGAGATGGAAGAAAGTCTTGGCGTTGAGGCGGCCAGTGGGCTGGTTATCGTCGAGGTTGAGGCCGACAGCGAAGCCGAAACCAAGGGCTTGTTGGCGGGTGATCTGATCACCGAAGCGGGTCAGCAAAAGATCGCCAGCATCGCCGATTTCGAGGCGCGGGTAGAAGAAGCACAAGAGGCGGGGCGCAAGTCCTTGCTGCTGCTGGTTCGGCGCGACGGCGCACCACGGTTTGTAGCGATTGCGCTAGAGTAA
- a CDS encoding ACT domain-containing protein, with product MPDVARTASQMISGMTPVLQPGNFVFITTQDRDLVAALFSQAISIFREDEGVSMLIPIELAEKSRLNVDQPMRCITLNVYSSLEGVGLTAAVSSALGDNGNPCNMVAAFHHDHVFLPSGLCDRAMEVLTALQHETAEQGG from the coding sequence ATGCCAGACGTTGCGCGAACTGCCTCTCAAATGATTTCAGGGATGACGCCGGTTTTGCAGCCCGGCAATTTCGTGTTTATCACGACACAGGATCGCGATCTTGTTGCCGCGCTGTTTTCACAAGCCATTTCAATTTTCAGGGAAGATGAGGGCGTGTCGATGCTGATCCCGATCGAGTTGGCGGAAAAATCAAGGCTCAACGTGGATCAGCCGATGCGGTGTATAACGCTCAACGTTTATTCCTCGCTCGAAGGTGTCGGGCTGACTGCGGCTGTGTCCAGCGCGCTTGGGGACAATGGAAACCCCTGCAACATGGTTGCTGCGTTTCACCACGATCACGTTTTTTTGCCGTCGGGACTGTGTGACCGCGCAATGGAGGTTTTAACTGCTTTGCAGCACGAGACCGCCGAACAGGGCGGTTAG
- a CDS encoding peptidoglycan-binding domain-containing protein, translating into MTMPHKRTTHGALAAPLFGVGLLVLTACMDAPQVMRAGGDPIGPLADPVMVDTSLGTCFARTTTPAIIETVTEQVMVQPASVRSDGTVQSPAAFRTVTRQQIMRERREVEFETPCAAVMTPQLIASVQRALIARGYYNGAINGRVDGRTATAIERFQTAQGDVQTSTLTLQTARTLGLVAQPRDTP; encoded by the coding sequence ATGACGATGCCTCACAAACGGACCACGCACGGCGCGCTGGCGGCCCCCCTGTTCGGGGTCGGCTTGTTGGTTTTGACGGCCTGCATGGACGCCCCGCAAGTGATGCGCGCGGGCGGCGATCCCATCGGCCCGTTGGCCGACCCCGTGATGGTGGACACCTCACTCGGCACCTGTTTTGCCCGCACGACCACGCCGGCCATTATTGAAACCGTCACCGAACAGGTCATGGTGCAACCGGCCTCCGTGCGCAGCGACGGCACCGTGCAAAGCCCTGCGGCGTTTCGCACGGTGACACGTCAGCAAATCATGCGTGAACGCCGCGAAGTTGAATTTGAAACGCCTTGCGCCGCCGTCATGACCCCGCAGCTTATCGCGTCGGTTCAACGCGCCCTGATCGCGCGTGGCTATTACAACGGCGCCATTAACGGGCGCGTTGACGGGCGCACCGCAACTGCAATCGAACGGTTCCAGACCGCACAAGGCGACGTGCAGACCAGCACGCTGACGCTGCAAACCGCGCGCACCCTTGGCCTCGTGGCCCAGCCACGCGACACACCTTAG
- a CDS encoding 2Fe-2S iron-sulfur cluster-binding protein produces MAKITYIEHGGKEHIVEVANGLTVMEGARDNGIPGIEADCGGACACSTCHVYIDAAWADKVPAKDAMEEDMLDFAYEPDPARSRLTCQLKVTDALDGLIVQMPEKQI; encoded by the coding sequence ATGGCAAAGATCACCTACATCGAACATGGCGGAAAAGAACATATCGTGGAGGTCGCCAACGGGCTGACAGTCATGGAAGGTGCGCGCGACAACGGCATTCCAGGGATTGAGGCTGATTGCGGCGGTGCGTGCGCCTGTTCCACCTGCCATGTTTACATCGATGCGGCTTGGGCAGACAAGGTTCCGGCCAAGGACGCGATGGAGGAAGACATGCTCGATTTCGCCTATGAGCCTGATCCGGCGCGGTCGCGTTTGACCTGCCAGTTGAAGGTCACGGATGCGCTGGATGGATTGATTGTCCAGATGCCCGAGAAACAAATCTAG
- a CDS encoding FG-GAP repeat domain-containing protein, with product MVSQRAPRLASRLLQCLARGVLGAVCVGLAGAALADVVADEIAGAGFRGETDAYQHCILGDCIEWSALEIVGRATDGALTSRVFEAGAGFVFEDTGARFWDVTGDGQFEVVVILTSLTLGASLAVYDADGLIAQTPHIGQTHRWLAPVGAADFDGDGRIEVAFVDRPHLAKTLRVFEWDGVELVLDAELGGLTNHRIGEIYGSSPLC from the coding sequence ATGGTTTCCCAAAGGGCACCGCGTCTGGCGTCACGGCTGTTGCAGTGTCTTGCGCGCGGTGTGTTGGGCGCTGTGTGTGTGGGGTTGGCGGGGGCTGCTTTGGCTGACGTCGTCGCTGATGAGATTGCAGGGGCAGGTTTTCGGGGTGAAACCGATGCGTACCAGCATTGTATCTTGGGCGATTGCATTGAATGGTCGGCGTTAGAGATTGTCGGTCGTGCAACTGACGGTGCGCTGACATCGCGGGTCTTTGAAGCCGGAGCGGGATTTGTGTTCGAAGACACCGGCGCGCGGTTTTGGGACGTAACGGGGGATGGTCAGTTCGAGGTCGTGGTGATCCTGACCAGCCTGACCTTGGGCGCCTCTTTGGCTGTTTATGATGCCGATGGCCTAATCGCCCAGACACCGCATATCGGCCAGACGCACCGTTGGCTCGCGCCTGTGGGCGCGGCGGATTTTGATGGGGATGGGCGCATTGAAGTGGCGTTTGTGGATCGCCCGCATCTGGCCAAGACATTGCGGGTGTTTGAGTGGGACGGCGTGGAGTTGGTTCTGGACGCCGAGCTTGGCGGTTTGACCAATCACCGCATCGGGGAAATTTATGGCTCTTCTCCGCTTTGTTGA
- a CDS encoding adenosylcobinamide-GDP ribazoletransferase, translating to MARDTDKERFGAPWDIAAALGLLSRLPVRIDTDRATARGAASAWAYPLAGLILGALACVTGQIALWLGLTDNLSAGLTLATLVIISGAMHEDGLADTADGLWGGWDKNHCLKIMKDSHTGVYGVLALTLGLGLRWQALTLIIAHGALWPAVLATAMLSRAVMVPVMAHLPHAREDGLSQSVGRPDIKTALIAVAIAVIACLILLHITGLALIAAALLATLACATIAKAKINGQTGDILGATQQVSDITMLLTLAALLS from the coding sequence ATGGCGCGCGACACCGACAAAGAACGATTTGGCGCACCGTGGGACATCGCTGCCGCACTCGGGTTGCTCAGCCGCTTGCCGGTGCGCATCGACACCGACCGCGCCACGGCGCGCGGGGCCGCGTCAGCTTGGGCCTACCCGCTGGCGGGTCTGATCCTTGGCGCGCTCGCCTGTGTCACAGGCCAGATCGCCCTATGGCTGGGCCTGACAGATAACCTCTCTGCTGGCCTCACCCTCGCGACCCTCGTGATCATCTCCGGCGCGATGCACGAAGACGGGCTGGCTGACACCGCGGACGGTCTGTGGGGCGGTTGGGACAAAAACCATTGCCTGAAAATCATGAAAGACAGCCACACCGGGGTCTACGGGGTGCTGGCTCTGACCTTGGGCCTCGGTCTGCGCTGGCAGGCCCTCACCCTGATCATCGCCCACGGCGCACTCTGGCCGGCGGTCCTCGCAACGGCCATGCTCAGCCGCGCGGTGATGGTCCCCGTCATGGCCCACCTACCCCACGCGCGCGAAGACGGCCTTAGCCAATCTGTCGGACGCCCCGATATAAAAACCGCCCTGATCGCGGTGGCCATCGCCGTGATCGCCTGCCTGATCCTGCTGCACATCACCGGCCTCGCCCTCATTGCCGCAGCCCTGCTCGCCACCCTCGCTTGCGCCACAATCGCAAAGGCCAAAATTAACGGTCAAACCGGCGACATCTTAGGCGCAACACAACAAGTCAGCGACATCACCATGCTGCTCACCCTCGCAGCCCTGCTGTCTTAA
- the cobT gene encoding nicotinate-nucleotide--dimethylbenzimidazole phosphoribosyltransferase: MTAPFATLNEFRAMLEAATGPDMASIAGAKARNGQLTKPPGALGRLEELAIWYASWRNTDRPRIKNPQIIVFAGNHGVCAQGVSAFPPEVTAQMVGNFEHGGAAINQLAKTFGATLNVHALELEMPTQDFTSAPAMSEVEVVIALMAGWDAVDPKADLLVTGEMGIGNTTSAAAVAAAVLGGSAADWTGRGTGVDDDGLARKTDAVARGLALHDTSDPLEALRCLGGRELAAMAGAIAAARHHRIPVILDGFICCAAAATLEKAVAGSLDHAVAGHLSAEGAHEKLLVALGKSPILALDLRLGEGSGGALAIGILQAAVACHSGMATFAEAGVAAG, from the coding sequence ATGACTGCTCCTTTCGCCACTTTGAACGAGTTCCGCGCAATGCTGGAGGCCGCGACGGGGCCCGATATGGCCTCAATCGCGGGGGCCAAGGCGCGCAACGGGCAGTTGACCAAGCCACCTGGTGCGCTGGGTCGGTTGGAAGAGTTGGCGATTTGGTATGCAAGCTGGCGCAACACGGATCGCCCCCGCATCAAAAATCCGCAGATCATTGTTTTTGCAGGCAATCACGGCGTTTGTGCGCAAGGCGTGTCGGCATTTCCGCCCGAAGTCACAGCGCAGATGGTGGGCAATTTTGAACATGGCGGGGCGGCGATCAACCAGTTGGCTAAAACATTTGGCGCGACGTTGAATGTGCACGCGCTTGAACTTGAGATGCCGACGCAGGATTTCACCTCCGCCCCCGCGATGAGCGAGGTGGAGGTTGTGATTGCGCTGATGGCGGGTTGGGACGCGGTGGATCCAAAAGCGGATCTACTGGTTACCGGAGAGATGGGCATTGGCAATACAACGTCGGCGGCGGCTGTTGCGGCGGCGGTGCTGGGCGGGTCGGCGGCGGATTGGACCGGGCGCGGCACTGGTGTGGATGACGACGGTTTGGCGCGCAAAACGGACGCGGTTGCACGTGGATTGGCGTTGCATGACACGTCTGATCCGCTGGAGGCGCTGCGCTGTCTGGGCGGGCGCGAATTGGCAGCGATGGCGGGCGCGATTGCGGCGGCACGTCATCACCGCATTCCGGTTATTCTGGACGGGTTTATCTGTTGCGCAGCAGCGGCGACGTTGGAGAAGGCCGTTGCGGGATCGTTGGATCATGCGGTTGCAGGTCATTTAAGCGCCGAGGGCGCGCACGAAAAGTTGCTTGTGGCGTTGGGCAAATCACCGATTTTGGCGCTGGACTTGCGGCTTGGCGAGGGGTCTGGCGGGGCGTTGGCGATTGGTATCTTGCAGGCCGCAGTTGCGTGTCATTCTGGCATGGCGACATTTGCAGAGGCGGGCGTCGCGGCGGGCTGA
- a CDS encoding cation:proton antiporter — MEQTLLLATILLGAAVIAVPLAARLGLGSVLGYLLAGVAIAPLIGAEAAELQHIAEFGVVMMLFLIGLELEPRALWGMRHRLIGLGGLQIGLTTLLITALFMWTGQQWQIALAIGMIFALSSTAIVLQTLSEKGLMQTNGGRNTFSVLLTQDIAVIPMLAILPLLALRAPVRVQLDGSMSRGPVEDTADHSMSLVEGLPGWGVTLVTIGAVIAVVLVGVFLTKPVFRYIHHARLREMYTAFALLIVVSIATLMGLVGLSAALGTFLAGVVLANSEFRHELESDLAPFKGLLLGLFFITVGAGIDFGVLLAKPVRIIGLTLAVMVIKGCVLYFLARVFNIKGRARWLFTLGLAQAGEFGFVLIAFSLQQNVLGPTLGADLLLIVALSMMITPLLFIAYDAVSRRMHVEDADHPEDEIDEKGTVIIAGIGRFGQVVNRLVQSSGFSTVVLDNNLKTVQLMRTFGFKGFFGDPTRPDILHAAGLDDATVLVVALDNKDAAVALVRYARSHRPDLHIVARARDRVHVYELYAAGANDIVRELFDSSLRAGRYVLENLGLSEYEAAEAEMSFYHHDRAMLRDLAEVWDPNIPIGKNKAYIERAKAADRDLESALTETLDEAERKATRGSDSPKPTPHVKP; from the coding sequence ATGGAACAGACCCTTCTCCTCGCCACGATCCTGCTCGGCGCTGCTGTGATTGCTGTGCCGCTTGCCGCGCGCCTCGGCCTTGGGTCGGTGTTGGGGTATTTGCTGGCCGGAGTCGCGATTGCGCCGCTGATTGGCGCGGAAGCCGCTGAATTGCAGCACATCGCGGAATTTGGTGTTGTGATGATGCTGTTCTTGATCGGGCTTGAACTGGAACCCCGTGCCTTGTGGGGGATGCGTCACCGCCTGATCGGGCTGGGTGGCTTGCAAATAGGTCTGACCACGCTGTTAATCACGGCCCTGTTCATGTGGACGGGTCAGCAATGGCAAATCGCGCTTGCGATCGGGATGATCTTCGCACTGTCCTCAACGGCCATCGTGCTGCAAACCCTGTCCGAAAAGGGATTGATGCAAACCAACGGCGGGCGCAACACGTTCTCGGTCCTGCTCACCCAAGACATCGCTGTTATCCCGATGCTGGCGATACTGCCCCTGTTGGCTCTGCGCGCGCCTGTGCGTGTGCAACTGGACGGATCGATGTCGCGCGGCCCTGTGGAAGACACCGCCGACCATTCCATGAGCCTCGTTGAAGGCCTGCCCGGATGGGGTGTGACGCTCGTCACCATCGGGGCTGTGATTGCGGTCGTCCTTGTCGGCGTCTTCCTGACCAAGCCGGTGTTTCGCTATATCCACCACGCACGACTGCGGGAAATGTATACCGCCTTCGCGCTGCTGATCGTGGTGTCTATCGCCACACTGATGGGCCTCGTCGGGCTCTCCGCAGCGCTTGGCACATTCCTCGCGGGCGTCGTTCTCGCGAACTCTGAATTCCGCCACGAACTCGAAAGCGACCTTGCCCCGTTCAAGGGCCTGCTGTTGGGACTGTTCTTCATCACCGTGGGCGCCGGCATCGACTTTGGCGTTCTGCTGGCCAAACCCGTACGCATCATCGGCCTGACCCTCGCGGTGATGGTGATCAAGGGCTGCGTGTTGTACTTTCTGGCGCGGGTCTTCAATATCAAAGGCCGCGCACGCTGGTTGTTCACCCTTGGCCTCGCACAGGCCGGTGAATTCGGCTTCGTGCTGATCGCTTTTTCGCTGCAACAAAACGTGCTTGGCCCGACCTTGGGCGCAGATCTGTTGCTGATTGTGGCCTTGTCGATGATGATCACGCCGCTGTTGTTCATCGCCTATGACGCCGTGTCGCGCCGCATGCATGTTGAGGACGCAGACCATCCCGAAGACGAAATCGACGAAAAAGGCACAGTCATTATCGCTGGTATTGGCCGCTTCGGGCAGGTGGTGAACCGCCTTGTGCAATCCAGCGGTTTTAGCACTGTGGTGCTCGATAATAACCTCAAAACCGTGCAGCTGATGCGCACATTCGGCTTCAAGGGCTTTTTTGGCGACCCGACCCGCCCCGACATCCTACACGCCGCGGGCCTCGATGATGCGACAGTGCTGGTCGTGGCCTTGGACAACAAAGACGCCGCCGTTGCGCTCGTCAGATACGCCCGCAGCCATCGCCCCGACTTGCATATTGTTGCCCGCGCGCGCGACCGTGTCCATGTCTATGAACTTTATGCGGCAGGGGCCAATGACATCGTGCGCGAATTGTTCGACAGCTCGCTGCGCGCGGGCCGCTATGTGCTCGAAAATCTTGGGCTCTCGGAATATGAAGCCGCCGAAGCGGAGATGTCGTTCTACCACCACGACCGCGCCATGTTGCGCGATCTGGCCGAAGTCTGGGATCCCAATATCCCGATTGGCAAAAACAAAGCCTACATCGAACGCGCCAAAGCCGCGGACCGCGACCTTGAGAGCGCGCTGACCGAAACCTTGGATGAGGCTGAACGCAAAGCAACCCGTGGCAGCGACAGCCCCAAACCCACACCGCACGTCAAACCCTGA
- a CDS encoding SIMPL domain-containing protein produces MRPFIGFLSVTLVFAALSAPVAAQDRTISVTGQGEVSVEPDMATVIIGVQAEADIAADALDIASASTAAILATLDGEGIADEDIRSGAIRLNPRYSQSALSSGTQITGYQAVNSVDVKVTDLDRLGGLLAAVVGDGANRLDGVQFGLLDPSEATDEARRRAVAEGARLAQLYADAASVSLGELMMLNEAGSGGYRMFDMSPVIVLEMSSSPQYDVPIAAGKIEMNASITLVYALVE; encoded by the coding sequence ATGCGTCCTTTTATTGGCTTTTTATCAGTCACCCTTGTCTTTGCAGCACTGTCCGCGCCCGTGGCAGCACAAGATCGCACCATCTCGGTCACGGGCCAAGGTGAGGTCAGCGTCGAGCCGGACATGGCGACGGTGATCATCGGCGTTCAGGCTGAGGCGGACATTGCCGCCGATGCGTTGGACATCGCCAGCGCCTCTACGGCAGCGATTCTGGCGACTTTGGACGGGGAGGGCATTGCCGATGAGGATATTCGCAGCGGCGCGATCCGACTGAACCCGCGCTATTCCCAAAGCGCGCTGAGTTCGGGGACACAAATCACTGGTTATCAGGCGGTTAATTCTGTCGATGTGAAGGTGACGGACCTAGATCGTTTGGGTGGTTTGTTGGCCGCAGTGGTCGGGGACGGCGCGAACCGGTTGGACGGCGTACAATTTGGCCTGCTTGACCCGTCTGAGGCAACGGACGAGGCGCGCCGACGTGCCGTTGCCGAGGGCGCGCGGCTGGCGCAGCTTTATGCAGACGCGGCGAGCGTTTCGCTGGGCGAGTTGATGATGCTGAATGAGGCCGGCAGCGGTGGCTATCGGATGTTTGACATGTCGCCTGTCATCGTGTTGGAAATGTCGTCTTCGCCGCAATATGACGTGCCCATTGCAGCCGGAAAGATAGAGATGAACGCGTCGATCACATTGGTTTACGCGCTTGTTGAGTGA